The following are from one region of the Ornithorhynchus anatinus isolate Pmale09 chromosome X1, mOrnAna1.pri.v4, whole genome shotgun sequence genome:
- the C2CD4C gene encoding C2 calcium-dependent domain-containing protein 4C: MKKTNMWLLDRLRGSMENGRGGDSGDRSSKGPLYSNVLTPDKIPDFFIPPKFPTGPPEGEGAGESKGAGASAPPQPLGTSASEQNLARGSGAQRSPRLSAKVAAESRNLLKAASRHIIQIESAEDWGPEEAFGTNVDPQAQTAMSLPYVPKAQTSYGFATLMESPHTRRKESLFHSEHGSLAQATSPGAQRRAGGKVNGEGGQLTPADVGMSLMNPYRYFSGGESDTCSSAESSPFGSPLLSRSVSLLKLFSQDSQAKVIKLKHSVGRHSSLSTDDSSADTSPSSQRRARCATPPGGPAQAPPAPEPGQVHHGEHTVRLTKRGSLRLTAEYDPSQARLRVRVLAAEGLYDRLFDARSINCCVGLYLTPGKLQKQRSTIIKNSRHPVFNEDFFFDGLGAASARKMALKVKVVNKGGSLKRDTLLGEMEMPLTTLLPFL, encoded by the coding sequence ATGAAGAAGACCAACATGTGGTTACTGGATCGGCTGCGGGGCTCCATGGAAAATGGCCGTGGGGGGGACTCGGGTGACAGATCCTCCAAGGGGCCGCTATACAGCAACGTCCTGACCCCGGACAAGATCCCAGACTTCTTCATCCCCCCCAAGTTCCCCACGGGGCCGCCcgagggcgagggggcgggggagagcaagGGGGCGGGGGCATcggctcctccccagcccctgggcACGTCTGCCTCCGAGCAGAACCTGGCGCGGGGGAGTGGGGCCCAGCGCAGCCCCCGGTTGTCGGCCAAGGTGGCGGCGGAAAGCAGGAACCTGCTCAAGGCCGCCAGCCGCCACATCATCCAGATCGAGAGCGCAGAGGACTGGGGGCCCGAGGAGGCCTTTGGCACCAACGTGGACCCGCAGGCTCAGACGGCCATGTCCCTGCCCTACGTGCCCAAAGCCCAGACGTCCTACGGGTTCGCCACCCTCATGGAGAGCCCCCATACCCGGCGTAAGGAGTCCCTCTTCCACAGCGAGCACGGCAGCCTGGCCCAGGCCACTTCGCCTGGGGCCCAGCGGCGGGCGGGTGGCAAGGTGAATGGGGAGGGCGGGCAGCTGACCCCAGCTGACGTGGGCATGTCGCTCATGAACCCCTACCGCTACTTCAGCGGCGGGGAGAGCGACACGTGCTCCTCGGCCGAGTCGTCCCCCTTCGGCTCCCCGCTGCTCTCCCGCTCCGTCTCCCTCCTCAAGCTCTTCAGCCAGGACAGCCAGGCCAAGGTCATCAAGCTGAAGCACTCGGTGGGCCGCCACAGCTCCCTGTCCACCGACGACAGCTCGGCCGACACCAGTCCCAGCTCCCAGCGGCGCGCCCGCTGCGCCACCCCGCCGGGGGGCCCGGCCCAGGCTCCGCCAGCCCCGGAGCCTGGCCAGGTGCACCATGGAGAACACACGGTGCGCCTGACCAAGCGGGGGAGCCTGCGGCTGACGGCCGAGTACGACCCGTCGCAGGCGCGGCTGCGGGTGCGGGTGCTGGCGGCCGAGGGGCTGTACGACCGGCTCTTCGACGCGCGGAGCATCAACTGCTGTGTGGGGCTGTACCTGACCCCGGGCAAGCTGCAGAAGCAGCGCAGCACCATCATCAAGAACAGCCGCCATCCGGTCTTCAACGAAGACTTCTTCTTTGACGGGCTGGGGGCCGCCAGCGCACGCAAGATGGCGCTCAAGGTCAAGGTGGTTAATAAGGGGGGCAGCCTCAAGCGGGACACCCTGCTTGGTGAGATGGAGATGCCTCTCACCACCCTGCTGCCCTTCTTATAA
- the SHC2 gene encoding SHC-transforming protein 2: MVTEPKSGQWEDDSGTAPAMSSKEPTTTFCMLIPRMPQWKFAGPSGFLSRSPSSASKDLAPAKVGGPGEAPPTPGSGLAAVLSACEPVCSTPCSLQVMSRFRGSGGARKASRVEGVKLAGNEWNRKGSFIHKPAQGWLHPDERVLGPGVSYIVRYMGCIEVLRSMRSLDFNTRTQVTREAINRLYEAVPGVKGTWKKKAPNKALFSILGKSNLRFAGMSIAVNISIDGLNLMVPTTRQIIANHHMQSISFASGGDTDMADYVAYVAKDPINQRACHILECCEAQSVISTVGQAFELRFKQYLHSPPKVVVPPERMTGTEESAWGEEDEPAEHDYYNSIPGKEPPLGGLVDSRLRPSGHGHTQPPGSGSFGQLGSPARRDQSTHPALHWDLSLHGQTCDGYLNADSRALGLRDYEEHMYVNTQSWEVEARASEESPKKDLFDMKPFEDALKLHECTVAGGPLGSTLPIEDQWPSPPTRRAPIAPTEEQLRQEPWYHGKMSRRDAEKLLRADGDFLVRDSITNPGQYVLTGMHGGQPKHLLLVDPEGVVRTKDVLFESISHLIDYHLQNGQPIVAAESELHLRDMVKRES; encoded by the exons ATGGTCACAGAGCCCAAGTCCGGCCAGTGGGAGGATGACTCAGGGACGGCCCCGGCCATGAGCAGCAAG GAGCCGACCACCACCTTCTGTATGCTCATCCCCAGGATGCCCCAGTGGAAATTCGCGGGCCCCTCGGGCTTCCTCAGCCGCAGCCCGTCCAGCGCCAGCAAGGATCTGGCCCCCGCCAAagtggggggcccgggggaggctcCCCCGACCCCGGGGTCGGGCTTGGCCGCCGTGCTGAGCGCCTGCGAGCCCGTCTGCTCCACCCCATGCTCCTTGCAGGTTATGAGCCGGTTCAGGGGCAGCGGAGGGGCCAGGAAGGCCTcccgggtggagggggtgaaacTGGCCGGGAACGAGTGGAATCGCAAAGGAAGCTTCATCCATAAGCCCGCCCAGGGCTGGCTGCACCCAGACGAGAGAGTGCTGGGCCCGGGGGTCTCCTATATCGTTCGG TACATGGGCTGCATCGAGGTGCTCCGCTCCATGAGGTCCTTGGACTTCAACACTCGCACCCAGGTCACCAG GGAAGCCATCAACAGACTGTACGAGGCAGTACCGGGGGTCAAAGGCACCTGGAAGAAGAAG GCTCCCAACAAAGCTCTATTCTCTATCCTGGGGAAAAGTAACCTCCGCTTTGCTGGCATGAGCATCGCTGTCAACATCTCCATCGATGGGCTCAACCTCATGGTACCCACCACCCGTCAG ATCATTGCTAACCATCACATGCAGTCCATCTCCTTCGCCTCCGGTGGGGACACG GATATGGCGGATTATGTGGCGTACGTGGCGAAGGATCCCATtaatcagagag CCTGCCACATCCTGGAGTGCTGCGAAGCCCAGAGCGTCATCAGCACCGTGGGACAGGCCTTTGAGTTGCGCTTCAAGCAGTATCTGCACAGCCCCCCCAAAGTTGTCGTCCCCCCCGAAAG GATGACAGGGACTGAGGAGTcggcctggggggaggaggacgagcCGGCTGAGCATGACTACTACAACAGCATTCCGGGCAAGGAGCCTCCTCTCGGGGGTCTCGTCGATTCACGGCTCCGGCCATCCGGCCATGGCCACACCCAGCCGCCAGGCTCCGGCTCCTTCGGCCAG CTGGGATCGCCCGCCCGACGAGATCAGAGTACCCATCCCGCCCTCCACTGGGACCTCAGCCTCCATG GCCAGACCTGCGACGGCTACCTCAATGCCGACAGCCGGGCCCTGGGCTTGCGGGACTATGAAGAACACATGTATGTGAACACTCAGAGCTGGGAGGTAGAGGCCAGAGCATCTGAGGAGAGCCCCAAGAAGGACTTGTTTGACATGA AGCCCTTCGAAGATGCCCTGAAACTTCATGAATGTACAGTGGCTGGGGGGCCGTTGGGCAGCACCCTGCCCATCGAGGACCAGTGGCCCAGCCCACCCACCCGCCGCGCCCCCATCGCCCCCACAGAAGAACAGCTCCGACAGGAGCCATGGTACCATGGCAAGATGAGCCGGAGGGATGCGGAGAAGCTGCTCCGGGCGGACGGGGACTTCCTGGTGAGGGACAGCATCACCAACCCTGGGCAGTATGTCCTGACGGGAATGCACGGAGGGCAGCCCAAGCACCTGCTCCTGGTGGACCCTGAGGGTGTG GTCCGGACGAAGGACGTGCTGTTTGAGAGCATCAGCCACCTGATCGACTATCACTTACAAAACGGACAGCCCATCGTAGCAGCCGAGAGCGAGCTGCACTTGCGGGACATGGTGAAGCGGGAGTCCTGA